The Pseudomonas parafulva genome includes a window with the following:
- the galU gene encoding UTP--glucose-1-phosphate uridylyltransferase GalU → MIKKCLFPAAGYGTRFLPATKAMPKEMLPVVNKPLIQYGVEEALDAGLSEISIVTGRGKRALEDHFDISYELENQIKGTDKEKYLVGIRRLLDECSFSYTRQTEMKGLGHAILTGRPLIGDEPFAVVLADDLCVNPEGDGVLTQMVKLYNQFRCSIVAIQEVDPQETNKYGVIAGDMIRDDIFRVTNMVEKPKPEDAPSNLAIIGRYILTPDIFDIIANTEPGKGGEIQITDALLQQAQNGCVIAYKFKGQRFDCGGAEGYIDATNFCFENYYKTGKAY, encoded by the coding sequence ATGATCAAGAAATGCTTGTTCCCGGCAGCCGGCTATGGCACTCGCTTCCTGCCCGCCACCAAAGCCATGCCGAAGGAAATGCTGCCAGTGGTCAACAAGCCGTTGATCCAGTACGGCGTTGAGGAAGCATTGGATGCAGGATTGAGCGAGATCTCCATCGTTACCGGTCGCGGTAAGCGCGCGCTGGAAGATCACTTCGACATCAGCTACGAGCTGGAAAACCAGATCAAGGGCACCGACAAGGAGAAATATCTGGTAGGCATTCGTCGCCTCCTGGACGAGTGCTCGTTCTCCTACACCCGTCAGACCGAGATGAAAGGCCTGGGCCATGCTATCCTCACCGGCCGTCCGCTGATCGGCGACGAGCCCTTCGCCGTAGTGCTGGCGGACGACCTGTGTGTCAACCCTGAAGGCGACGGCGTGCTGACCCAAATGGTGAAGCTGTACAACCAGTTCCGTTGCTCGATCGTCGCCATTCAGGAAGTCGATCCGCAGGAAACCAACAAGTACGGTGTCATTGCCGGCGACATGATCCGTGACGACATCTTCCGTGTGACCAACATGGTAGAGAAACCAAAACCTGAAGATGCCCCGTCCAACTTGGCGATCATCGGCCGTTACATCCTGACCCCGGATATCTTCGACATCATCGCCAATACCGAACCCGGCAAGGGCGGCGAAATCCAGATCACCGACGCCTTGCTGCAACAGGCCCAGAATGGCTGCGTAATCGCGTACAAGTTCAAAGGCCAGCGTTTCGACTGCGGTGGCGCCGAAGGCTACATCGACGCGACCAACTTCTGCTTCGAGAACTACTACAAGACCGGCAAGGCCTACTGA
- the gorA gene encoding glutathione-disulfide reductase, which produces MAYDFDLFVIGAGSGGVRAARFAAGFGAKVAVAESRYLGGTCVNVGCVPKKLLVYGAHVADELEQAAGYGWTLEEGHFDWGTLIANKNREIERLNGIYRNLLVNSGVTLIQGHARMTGPNEVEVEGQRYSAEHILIATGGWPQVPDIPGKELAITSNEAFYLKDLPRRVLVVGGGYIAVEFAGIFQGLGAATTLLYRGDLFLRGFDGSVRTHLKEELEKRGLDLQFNADIQRIDKLEDGSLKATLKDGRELVADCIFYATGRRPMLDNLGLENTGVELDDKGYVRVDDQYQTTAPSILAIGDVIGRVQLTPVALAEGMGVARRLFKPEQYRPVDYQNIPTAVFSQPPIGTVGLTEEQAVEQGYEVKIFESRFRAMKLTLTDIQEKTLMKLVVDAKTDKVLGCHMVGPDAGEIIQGLGIALKAGATKQQFDETIGVHPTAAEEFVTMRTVTR; this is translated from the coding sequence GTGGCCTACGATTTTGATCTGTTCGTGATTGGCGCCGGCTCCGGTGGCGTGCGCGCCGCACGGTTCGCTGCCGGTTTTGGCGCGAAGGTAGCGGTTGCCGAGAGCCGCTACCTGGGCGGCACCTGTGTCAACGTGGGGTGTGTGCCTAAAAAGCTGCTAGTGTACGGCGCCCATGTGGCCGACGAACTGGAGCAAGCGGCTGGATACGGCTGGACCTTGGAAGAAGGGCACTTCGACTGGGGTACGCTGATCGCCAACAAGAACCGTGAAATCGAACGGCTTAATGGCATCTACCGCAACCTGCTGGTCAACAGCGGCGTAACCCTGATTCAAGGCCATGCGCGCATGACCGGGCCCAACGAAGTCGAGGTCGAAGGTCAGCGCTACAGCGCCGAGCACATCCTGATCGCCACCGGCGGCTGGCCCCAGGTGCCGGACATCCCTGGCAAGGAATTGGCGATCACCTCCAACGAAGCGTTCTACCTCAAGGACCTGCCGCGGCGGGTGCTGGTGGTGGGCGGCGGCTACATCGCGGTGGAATTCGCCGGGATCTTCCAGGGGCTGGGCGCCGCGACCACGTTGCTGTATCGCGGCGATCTGTTCCTGCGCGGCTTCGATGGTTCGGTGCGTACCCACCTCAAGGAAGAGCTCGAAAAACGCGGGCTCGACTTGCAGTTCAATGCTGACATCCAGCGCATCGACAAACTCGAGGATGGCAGCCTCAAGGCGACGCTCAAGGACGGGCGGGAACTGGTTGCCGACTGCATCTTCTACGCCACCGGCCGGCGTCCGATGCTGGACAACCTTGGCTTGGAAAACACCGGCGTCGAACTGGATGACAAGGGGTATGTGCGAGTAGACGATCAATACCAGACCACGGCGCCCTCGATCCTGGCCATTGGTGATGTGATCGGCCGCGTGCAACTGACGCCTGTGGCACTGGCTGAAGGTATGGGCGTGGCCAGGCGTTTGTTCAAGCCGGAGCAGTACCGCCCCGTGGACTACCAGAATATCCCCACGGCAGTGTTCAGTCAGCCGCCTATCGGCACGGTAGGGCTCACCGAAGAACAGGCTGTCGAGCAGGGCTATGAGGTCAAGATCTTCGAAAGCCGCTTCCGCGCCATGAAGCTGACCCTCACCGACATCCAGGAAAAGACCCTGATGAAGCTGGTGGTGGATGCCAAGACCGACAAGGTGCTCGGTTGCCACATGGTCGGGCCGGATGCAGGCGAGATCATCCAGGGCCTGGGCATCGCGCTCAAAGCGGGCGCGACCAAGCAACAGTTCGATGAAACCATCGGCGTGCACCCCACGGCAGCGGAAGAATTCGTGACCATGCGCACGGTGACTCGCTGA
- the ahpC gene encoding alkyl hydroperoxide reductase subunit C, which yields MPIINSQVKPFNATAYHKGEFVPVSEADLKGKWSVVFFYPADFTFVCPTELGDLADNYAEFQKLGVEIYGVSTDTHFTHKAWHDTSDTIGKIQYPLIGDPTHVIARNFDVLIEEAGLADRGTFVINPEGQIKIVELNDGGVGRDATELLRKVKAAQYVAAHPGEVCPAKWKEGEATLAPSLDLVGKI from the coding sequence ATGCCTATCATCAACAGCCAGGTCAAACCGTTCAACGCCACTGCCTACCACAAGGGCGAGTTCGTCCCGGTCAGCGAAGCCGACCTGAAAGGCAAATGGTCTGTCGTGTTCTTCTATCCAGCCGACTTCACTTTCGTATGCCCGACCGAGCTGGGTGACCTTGCTGACAACTACGCCGAGTTCCAGAAACTGGGCGTTGAGATCTACGGTGTTTCCACTGACACCCACTTCACCCACAAAGCGTGGCACGACACCTCGGACACCATCGGCAAGATCCAGTACCCACTGATTGGCGACCCGACCCATGTGATCGCCCGCAACTTCGACGTACTGATCGAAGAAGCCGGCCTGGCTGACCGCGGTACCTTCGTGATCAACCCCGAAGGCCAGATCAAGATCGTCGAGCTGAACGACGGTGGTGTAGGTCGTGACGCTACCGAGTTGCTGCGCAAGGTCAAGGCTGCCCAGTACGTCGCCGCGCACCCAGGCGAAGTCTGCCCAGCCAAGTGGAAAGAAGGCGAGGCTACTCTGGCGCCGTCGCTGGACCTGGTCGGCAAGATCTGA